CCTCGGCCTCGTCGCTCGCCGCGGGTGTCGGCAGATACTGCAAGGCAACCGCCAGCACTTCGTCGATCCAGTGCACCGGCTTAATATCCAGATTTTGTTTGATATTTTCCGGAATGTCCGCCAAATCTTTCGCATTATCGGCCGGAATCAGCACGGTAGTGATCCCCCCCCGGTGGGCGGCCAGCAGTTTTTCCTTCAGGCCGCCGATCGGCAGCACTTCGCCGCGCAGCGTAATTTCGCCGGTCATCGCCACGTTTGCGTGGACCGGGATTTTGGTCAGCGCGGAAATGATCGCCGTGCACATCCCGATGCCCGCGCTCGGGCCGTCTTTCGGAGTCGCCCCTTCCGGGACGTGAATATGGATGTCGTTTTTCTGGAACACGTCGTTGCCGATGCCGAAAGCCTTCGCACGGCTTCTGACCACGGTCATCGCCGCTTCGATCGACTCCTTCATCACTTCGCCGAGCTTACCGGTCGAAGAATGCTTGCCCTTACCTGGAATCACCGCGGTTTCGATCGTCAAAAGTTCGCCGCCGACTTCGGTCCAGGCCAGGCCGGTCACCTGTCCGATCTGATCCTGCTCTTCGGCCAAGCCGAAATCGAAACGCCGAACCCCCAGGAAGCTGTCCAGATTTTCCGACGTGACCTCCATCTTGCGTCCGGCCGGCTCCAGCAGCAGCGACTTGACCACTTTCCGGCAAACCTTCGAAATATCGCGCTCCAGACCCCGAACGCCCGCTTCGCGGGTGTAATAGCGGATCATGTCGCGCACGGCGGCCTCGCTGATCTCGATCTCGTGCACTTTCAGGCCGTTGTTCCGGATCTGTTTCGGAATCAGGTAACGCATCGCGATATTAATTTTTTCGTCCTCCGTATAGCCCGCCAGACGAATCACTTCCATCCGGTCCAACAGCGCCGGCGGAATGTTCATCGTATTCGCGGTCGCGACGAACATCACGTCGGACAGGTCGAAATCGACCTCCAGATAGTGGTCCGAAAACGTATGATTTTGCTCGGGGTCCAGCACCTCCAGCAAGGCCGAGGCCGGGTCGCCGCGAAAATCGGCCGCCATCTTGTCGATTTCGTCGAGCAGAAACATCGGGTTGCGTACCTTCACCTTGGCAAGATTCTGCAGGATCTTGCCCGGCATCGAGCCGATATAGGTGCGCCGGTGCCCGCGAATTTCGGCTTCGTCGCGCACCCCGCCCAAGGCCATGCGCACATACTTGCGGTTGGTCGCGCGCGCAATCGACTCGCCGAGCGAGGTCTTGCCGACGCCCGGAGGCCCCACCAGGCACAGGATCGGCCCTTTCAGCTGTTTGACGCGCTGCTGCACGGCCAGGTATTCGAGAATCCGTTCCTTGACCTTTTCGAGCCCGAAATGATCCTCTTCCAACACCTGCTCTGCGATTTTCAGATCGTTGCGGACTTTGGTCTTTTGCTTCCACGGCACGCTGACCATCCAGTCGATGTAGTTCCTGACCACGGTCGCTTCGGCCGACATCGGCGACATCAGCTTCAGCTTGTTCAACTCCGCCAGCGCCTTGGCCTTGGCTTCCTTGGGCATGCCGGCTTCTTCGATCTTGCGTTCGAGGTCCTCGACTTCGTTCGGCGCATTTTCGATTTCGCCCAGCTCCTTCTGAATCGCCTTCATCTGCTCGTTCAGGTAATATTCGCGCTGGTTCTTTTCCATCTGCTGCTTCACGCGCACACGGATGCGTTTTTCCATTTCGAGCAGATCGACTTCGCTTTCCATGTAAGTCATCAAACTTTCCAGGCGCTTGCCGATCTCCACCGTTTCGAGGATCGCCTGCTTCTCGTTGACCTTCAACGCCATGTGCGCGGCGATCGTATCGGCCAGGCGGCTCAGGTCGTCGATGCCGGCCAGCGCATTCAGCACTTCGGGCGGTATCTTGTTGTTCAGCTTGACGTACTGGTCGAACGAACTGATCGCGGTACGCTGCAGGACTTCCTGCTCCTGTTCGGACAGGACGAGTTGTTCTTCGATGGTGGCAACGGAGGCCGAAAAATAACTGCCGGTTTCCTTATACTTTAAAACCTGGCTGCGCTCGCTGCCTTCGACCAGCACCTTGACCGTGCCGTCGGGCAGTTTCAGCAACTGCAAAATATTGGCCAGCGTACCGACCCGGTAAAGGTCATCGAAATCGGGCTCGTCGACTTCCGCTTCGCGCTGGGCGACCAGCAGAATCTGCTTGTTTTCCTTCATCGCCGCGTCCAGCGCATCGATTGAACGCTCCCGGCCGACGAATAACGGAATCACCATGTGCGGATAAACCACCACATCGCGGAGCGGCAATACCGGCAGCAGCAATCGGGGTTGTTGTATGTCTAAATCTTTTTGCGTGTCCATTTCAGGAACCTTCGGCACTATTCTTTAGGAGTAAAAATTATGGGGACGCCTTGAAAAATAACAACCGTTCAAGAAAATTATTCCCCTCATTCAAAGTCTTAATTTGTGTTCTTTTTTTGACAATTTACCATATAACTCCGCTAATATCCGATCGAAAATTTTTTAAACCGCGAAATATCCTCTTCAAACCGGCTATGGAGACCCTCCGATGAAGTATTTGCCATTGCTCATTCTCTGCTTGTCGTTAACCGCCTGCTCCACCTTGCCGCCGGCCATTGAAAACCCGCCCGCGGTCGATATTTCGTATTCCCAAGCAACCGGCGATATTGCCCACTACCGGAAATATCCGGTGCGCTGGGGAGGGGTGATCATTGACGTGCTGAACGAGCAATCGTTCAGCCGGCTCCAGGTCATTGCCTATCCGCTGAACAGCTACGGGCGCCCGGTCCGGGACAAACCGCCGCAAGGACGTTTTTACATCTACAGCAATACGTTTCTCGATCCAGCGATCTATGAGAAAGATAAAGAGGTCACTGCGGCCGGAGTGCTGAAGGGCGACGAAGCGTTGATGGTTGGGAAAAAAAACCTCAGGCTGCCGGCGCTCCAGGCCACTACGCTGCATCTATGGCCCCAATACGAACGCATGCCTTATTATTACAACGGCGGCTTCGGCCCCGGCGGCTTCTATCCCTATCCGGGCTATTACGGGTATCCTTATTTCTGGGGCGGATACTACGGCTATTATCCCCGTTACTAGAGCATTTTCGCTTTGGGTCTATGGCCTTCGTAAGGAAAGCACGTCATTCCGGCAGAGCCTGCCCCGGTCAGGGATTGAGACGACTGCACTCGTAGGGTACGCTGTGCGTACCTTTCGACATTGAGGGTACGCACAGCGTACCCTACGAGGTTGGACTTAACGGCAGGGCACCCTTCAGACGGTAAGGACTTCCCTAAAAAACGATATGAAAATGCTCTAGCGGAACGCGAATCGGCCCCATCCTTTGACGGATGTCCTTGCGTCAGGGGCCGACGCATCCTTTTACGGCGAGAGCCGCGACAAGGGAGGAAAAGCCGTTGTCCAAGCGCGGGCAAATAATCGAGAAACGCTGCCTTACCGGATTCGGATCGGTGATCCTACGCTTCGATGACGCCGGTTCTGCTTCCCAAAACCGGCCGGCAGCCACTTAAATTTCGGATTTGAATTCGGTTTAAAGCGTATAATGCGGGAACCGATTCCATCGTCACCCCCATGTTGTTATCGAGTCATTCATTTTTACCGCTTTTGCTGGTCATTCTGCAATTTTTTGCCCCGCTGCTGCACGCGCATACCAGCCAGCCAGACCCGCAGTTCGGCCTGCACGTTCCGGGGCTTGAAGCTTACGGCGCACCCGCCGGCGGCGTGATCGCCGCTCAGCCCGAGTCAAGCTATGCGGACGCCGCGGACTGCATCGTTGCGGTCGATGACGGTTTCCGTGAAAAACAACCCGGCCTCTCCGGCAAGCCTTTTCCCGACGGCACCGGTCCGGCGCTTCTGCCCCGGCTTTTCTGCCCCGATGCCTCTCCCGCCGTATCCCGGACGGAATTTCCTCAGCCCCCGCTGCCCGCTTCGCGGCATCGTTCGCCTTCCCCCGCCGCTCCGCGCGCACCTCCGCTGGCCGCATAACGGCCTGTTCCATTCCTTAATCGGAAGTTTAAGTCGCCAGGTTTAGACGCTCGCCGCGCATTCGCGCGCGGTCGCGCGTCACTGCCTGCCTCATCCGGAGCGGCGCTGCCGCCGCATTGAGCATTGAACCTATGAATGCATTGAATCTTTATCCGTCCGGCCGCGCTGCCGCAGCTCTGGGCGCGGCTCTATTGTCTTTCGCTGCGCAGGCGGAAGATATCGCCCGGCCGCCGGAATTCCATCGGAACATTCAACCGACTATCGACCATTTCGATCCGATCGAAGTCGATCCCACCTTGAATCTGACCCAAGTGATCGACCTGACGCTGGAAAAATATCCCGACTCCGCCTGGCTCGCCGCGCAGGAAGCGGAAGCGGCGGCGATTCTGGAGCGCAGCAAAAGCTGGACATCCGGAGCCGCGCGGGCGGGACTGGCGTATCAGGAAGCGACCAGCGGCACGCTGCACTATATCGACGCGATCGTACAGGTGCCTTTGTGGAACCCCGGCCAGCGCGATGCGGAACGCAGCCTGGCCGACCGCGCGCAAGCAGACGCCGAATCGCAATCGAAGGCAGTCCGCCTGCGCGTCGCCGGCCTGATCCGCACCGCGCTTTGGGACATGGAACTGCAAAAAGTCCGCCATCAGCAGGCGCTGGCCGAAGTCGACACTTACGGGCAGTTATTCGACAAAATCCGGCGCCGGGTCGAGCTGGGCGATCTGCCTGAAGCCGACCTGCTGCTGGCGGAAACCGAACTCCTGCAAAAACGTTCGGCCCTGACCCTGGCCGAAGCGGAATTCATGCACGCGCGCAAACGCTACGCGACGATCACCCAGACTTCCCGCATTCCGGCCGAATTCAACGAAAATCTGGCGGAGCTGGGCGAGATTCAAAAAATCCATCCGGCCCTGGCGGCCTTGAACGGCCGGATCGAACGCAAGAAAGCCCAGATCGAAGCGTTGAGATTGACCGGCTCCGGCCAGCCGGATCTGACCGTAGGCATCAACAGCGACCGTCCGAGCGATCACGATCCGCGCAGTAACAATACCGAAAGCTTCAACATCGCCGTTTCGGTGCCCTTCGGCGGCAGTGCGCACCTGCAGCCGCAGATTGCCGCGCTGCAGGTCGAGGAATCCCGTCTGCTGGCCGATTATCAACAGCTTTATCGGGACCTGGAGTTGGCGCATCACGAAGCCGAACACAACCTCGAAGTGAACAAGGCGGAGCTGAAAATCGCCGAAGAAATGCGACAGGTCGCCGAAGCCCACATGCGGATGATGGAAATCAGCTTTTCGGCCGGTGAAATCGATTTGATGGATTTGCTGCGAGTCAAGGCCAGAACCCAGCAGGCGATTCTGAATGCGAAGGAACGCTCGGTGATCCTGCAGCGCGATATTGCGCTTTACAATCAGACGGTAGGAATGATGCCATGAAAAAGCGAATCGAGTACAAGGCGCACGATACAAGATACAAGGGTTTCGCATGCGCAAGCGAACTGGAACCTGAATATTTTTTCCGCGCCTCTTCATCAAAAAGCGCTCCGAACCATCGGCTTTATCCATATCTTCCGATCTGTAGGGTACGCTGTGCGTACCGTTTCCGCAGGGGCTTTGCTTGGCCGGAAAAAAGATACGCGCAGCGTACCCTACGCGGGCTGGTTTTCGCCTTGTGGCTTGCACCGTCCACGCTGTTTTTTTCCGCTTCGGCGCTGGCAGCCGAAAACAGCATCGCGATTGCCGCCGACCATCTAAAAAATCTGGGCGTCGTGCTCGGCAAACCGGAACCGGTCACACAAATCCCGCTGCTGACCGCCCCGGCCAAAGTCGTGGTGCCGCCTTCCGAGGACTATCTGGTCAGCGCATCCCAGTCCGGATTGATTACCCGGCTGCATGCCTCGATCGGCGAAACGGTCAACAAAGGCCAGGTGCTCGCGGAATTGAACAGCCCGGACCTATTGACGCTGCAGCGCGAATATCTGAAAGCGGAAAGCGCGCTACAACTCGGCTCATTGGTCTTCCGGCGCGATAAAAAGCTGTTCGAGGAAGGGGTGATTCCCGAACGCCGCTGGCAGGAAACCACCAGCCAGTATCGCGCCTTTGCGTCCGAAGCCAGCGAGCACCGGCAACTGCTCGAAATCGCCGGGATGACCGATGCCGAAATCGAGCGGCTGAAAAACACCCATCGCCTGAGCGGCCAACTGCAGGTACGGTCGCCGATCGCCGGCACCGTGATGGAACGCATGGCCGTTGCCGGCTCGCGCGTCGATGTGCTCGCCCCGCTGTACCGGATCGCCGATCTGAGCGAGCTCTGGCTCGAAATCAGCATTCCTCAGGAACGCGCGGCCGAAGTCAAAATCGGCGATAGCGTGGAGCTTGAAAATGCCGAACCGCAGAACGGCGCCGCCACGGCGAAAATCGGTCTGCTCAGCCAAAACGTGAATCCGGAGAATCAAACGGTGCTGGCCAGAGCCGTGATCGAGGGCAAACAGCCCGCGATTCGTCCGGGCCAGCGCATCAATATCCGGATCATCCAGACGGCGGAAAGGCCGGCTTACCGGGTGCCGAGCACCGCGATCGCCCAGCACGAAGGCCGCGCGTACCTGTTCATCCGGAGCGCCAGCGGCTTTGACGTCGCGCCGGTCGACGTGATCGGCAGGCAGGGCGAGTCTTCGATCGTCGCGGGCAATCTGGCCGGCACCGAAGAGATCGCGGTCAAAGGCGCGGTGGCGCTGAAAGCGAACTGGCTCGGACTCGGGAGCGGCGAATAATGGCGCGGCTGATTCAATTCGCACTAAGCCAACGCATCCTGATCCTGCTGTCGATGCTGCTGCTGGCGGGCGCCGGCTACCACGCGTTCACCCATATCCCGATCGACGCGTTTCCGGAAGTCTCGCCGACCCAGGTCAAGGTAATCGTGAAGGCACCCGGCATGACCCCCGAGGAGGTCGAGGCGCGCATCACCGCGCCGATCGAAATCGAACTGCTCGGCATCCCGCATCAGGTGATGCTGCGCTCGATCGCCAAATACGCGCTGACCGACATCACCGTCGATTTCAGCGAAGGCACCGACATTTACTGGGCGCGCCAACAGATCGCCGAACGCCTGAACACGCTGTGGAGCGACCTGCCGCCGGGCATCGAAGGCGGGATCGCGCCGATGACCACGCCGCTCGGCGAAATGTATATGTTTTCGATCGAAGGCGGCGATTTGAGCCTGATGGAACGGCGCGACCTGCTCGACTGGGTGATCCGGCCCGCGCTTCGGGCCGTGCCCGGCGTCGCGGACGTGAATTCGCTCGGCGGCCTGGTCAGAAGCTTCGAAGTGGTCCCCGACAATATCCGGCTGGCCGCGCGCGGCATCACGATCGACCAATTGACGCACGCGATCGAAGCCAATAACCGCAACGACGGGGCGGGAAGAATGGTCGACGGCGAGGAAGCCTTGATCGTGCGCGCCGAAGGCCGGATCAAAACGCTCGCCGACCTCGGCGGCATCGTGATCGATACCCTTAACGGCATCCCGATTACCGTCGGCGACGTCGCCGAGGTCAGGATCGGCGCCTTGACCCGCTACGGCGCGGTCAGCAAGAACGGTCAGGGCGAATCGGTCACCGGCCTGGTCTTGAGCCTGCGCGGCGCGAACGCCCGGCAGACGATCGCAGGAATCGAGGACAAATTGGCCGAGATCCGTCCCGGCTTTCCGCCCGGCGTCGACGTGAAGGTGTTCTACAACCGCGGCAATCTGGTCGACAAGGCGGTCGATACGGTGCTGCATGCGCTGTTCGAAGCGATCGCGCTGGTCGTGGTGCTGTTGATCGCATTTCTGGGCAACCTCAGAGCGGCGGTCACCGTGGCGCTGGCGTTGCCGATGGCGGCACTGTTCACTTTTATATTAATGAATGCGATGGGCATGTCGGCGAATCTGATGAGCCTCGGCGGCCTGGCGATCGCGATCGGGATGCTGGTCGATGCGGCCGTCGTGGTTGTCGAAAACATCATCACCCATCTCGCGCACACCGAGAAAGCCCGCCGCCTGCCGCGGCTGCATGTGATCTACCGCGCCGCGCGCGAAGTCGCCGCGCCGGTCACGTCGGGCATTCTGATCATCATCATCGTGTTCCTGCCGCTGTTGACGCTGCAAGGCCTCGAAGGCAAATTGTTCACCCCGGTCGCGCTGACCATCGTCTTCGCGCTGAGCGGCTCGCTGGTATTGTCGCTCAGCGCGATTCCGGTCGTCTCTTCGTTTCTGCTCAAGCGGGTCTCCCATGAAGAACCGTGGCTGCCGAGGCAGCTGTTGAAACTGTACCGGCCGAGGCTGGACTGGTGCCTGAACAACCCCAAGAAACTGTTCGGGGCGGCGGGGATTTTATTGGCGCTGACCGTGATCGTCTTTACCCGGATCGGCAGCACCTTCATGCCGACGATGGACGAGGGCGACATCATCGTGCAGCTCGAAAAACTGCCGTCGATCTCGCTGGAGCAGTCGGTCGCGCTGGACGGACAGGTGCAGAAAAACCTGCTGAAGAAAATCCCCGAAATCGACACGATCGTCTCCCGGGTCGGCTCGGACGAGCTCGGCCTGGACCCGATGGGTTTGAACGAAACCGACACGTTCCTCGTGCTGAAACCGAAAGCCGAATGGCGGATGCAAAGCAAGGACGAACTGATCGAGAAAATCCGCCAGGTCATGGCCGAAACGCCTGGCATTGCGTTCGGCTTTACCCAGCCGATCGAAATGCGCGTTTCCGAGATGCTGACCGGCACGCGCGGCGACGTGGCGGTCAAACTGTTCGGCAGCGACCTGAACGTCCTTGCCGAAAAGGC
The genomic region above belongs to Methylomicrobium agile and contains:
- a CDS encoding efflux RND transporter permease subunit, whose protein sequence is MARLIQFALSQRILILLSMLLLAGAGYHAFTHIPIDAFPEVSPTQVKVIVKAPGMTPEEVEARITAPIEIELLGIPHQVMLRSIAKYALTDITVDFSEGTDIYWARQQIAERLNTLWSDLPPGIEGGIAPMTTPLGEMYMFSIEGGDLSLMERRDLLDWVIRPALRAVPGVADVNSLGGLVRSFEVVPDNIRLAARGITIDQLTHAIEANNRNDGAGRMVDGEEALIVRAEGRIKTLADLGGIVIDTLNGIPITVGDVAEVRIGALTRYGAVSKNGQGESVTGLVLSLRGANARQTIAGIEDKLAEIRPGFPPGVDVKVFYNRGNLVDKAVDTVLHALFEAIALVVVLLIAFLGNLRAAVTVALALPMAALFTFILMNAMGMSANLMSLGGLAIAIGMLVDAAVVVVENIITHLAHTEKARRLPRLHVIYRAAREVAAPVTSGILIIIIVFLPLLTLQGLEGKLFTPVALTIVFALSGSLVLSLSAIPVVSSFLLKRVSHEEPWLPRQLLKLYRPRLDWCLNNPKKLFGAAGILLALTVIVFTRIGSTFMPTMDEGDIIVQLEKLPSISLEQSVALDGQVQKNLLKKIPEIDTIVSRVGSDELGLDPMGLNETDTFLVLKPKAEWRMQSKDELIEKIRQVMAETPGIAFGFTQPIEMRVSEMLTGTRGDVAVKLFGSDLNVLAEKAEQIGGILRGIEGSSDVFVKQNSGMQFLQVRIDKARAGRLGLDSDTVEKLLRSQIEGLKLGIVQEGIKRTPLLLRGDSNTANFDNLQIALPGGGHVPIDGIAELEKVEGVVAIGREKGQRFTVVRSNVQGRDLVSFVDEARQKVGEQVKLPTGYTVEFGGQFENQQRAAATLSVVVPVSLGLIFLLLFSTFGSVRQAALVLSNIPLAMIGGVFGLWISGEYLSVPASVGFIALLGIAVLNGVVMVSYFNQLLATGMGLAEVVVIGSARRLRPVLMTASIAAFGLIPLLFATGPGSEIQRPLAIVVIGGLVSSTFLTLFLLPILFKRFGRAPENA
- the lon gene encoding endopeptidase La is translated as MDTQKDLDIQQPRLLLPVLPLRDVVVYPHMVIPLFVGRERSIDALDAAMKENKQILLVAQREAEVDEPDFDDLYRVGTLANILQLLKLPDGTVKVLVEGSERSQVLKYKETGSYFSASVATIEEQLVLSEQEQEVLQRTAISSFDQYVKLNNKIPPEVLNALAGIDDLSRLADTIAAHMALKVNEKQAILETVEIGKRLESLMTYMESEVDLLEMEKRIRVRVKQQMEKNQREYYLNEQMKAIQKELGEIENAPNEVEDLERKIEEAGMPKEAKAKALAELNKLKLMSPMSAEATVVRNYIDWMVSVPWKQKTKVRNDLKIAEQVLEEDHFGLEKVKERILEYLAVQQRVKQLKGPILCLVGPPGVGKTSLGESIARATNRKYVRMALGGVRDEAEIRGHRRTYIGSMPGKILQNLAKVKVRNPMFLLDEIDKMAADFRGDPASALLEVLDPEQNHTFSDHYLEVDFDLSDVMFVATANTMNIPPALLDRMEVIRLAGYTEDEKINIAMRYLIPKQIRNNGLKVHEIEISEAAVRDMIRYYTREAGVRGLERDISKVCRKVVKSLLLEPAGRKMEVTSENLDSFLGVRRFDFGLAEEQDQIGQVTGLAWTEVGGELLTIETAVIPGKGKHSSTGKLGEVMKESIEAAMTVVRSRAKAFGIGNDVFQKNDIHIHVPEGATPKDGPSAGIGMCTAIISALTKIPVHANVAMTGEITLRGEVLPIGGLKEKLLAAHRGGITTVLIPADNAKDLADIPENIKQNLDIKPVHWIDEVLAVALQYLPTPAASDEAEEKSKADLDSVKVKNQGVTAH
- a CDS encoding TolC family protein, which produces MNALNLYPSGRAAAALGAALLSFAAQAEDIARPPEFHRNIQPTIDHFDPIEVDPTLNLTQVIDLTLEKYPDSAWLAAQEAEAAAILERSKSWTSGAARAGLAYQEATSGTLHYIDAIVQVPLWNPGQRDAERSLADRAQADAESQSKAVRLRVAGLIRTALWDMELQKVRHQQALAEVDTYGQLFDKIRRRVELGDLPEADLLLAETELLQKRSALTLAEAEFMHARKRYATITQTSRIPAEFNENLAELGEIQKIHPALAALNGRIERKKAQIEALRLTGSGQPDLTVGINSDRPSDHDPRSNNTESFNIAVSVPFGGSAHLQPQIAALQVEESRLLADYQQLYRDLELAHHEAEHNLEVNKAELKIAEEMRQVAEAHMRMMEISFSAGEIDLMDLLRVKARTQQAILNAKERSVILQRDIALYNQTVGMMP
- a CDS encoding Slp family lipoprotein — translated: MKYLPLLILCLSLTACSTLPPAIENPPAVDISYSQATGDIAHYRKYPVRWGGVIIDVLNEQSFSRLQVIAYPLNSYGRPVRDKPPQGRFYIYSNTFLDPAIYEKDKEVTAAGVLKGDEALMVGKKNLRLPALQATTLHLWPQYERMPYYYNGGFGPGGFYPYPGYYGYPYFWGGYYGYYPRY
- a CDS encoding efflux RND transporter periplasmic adaptor subunit, with product MWLAPSTLFFSASALAAENSIAIAADHLKNLGVVLGKPEPVTQIPLLTAPAKVVVPPSEDYLVSASQSGLITRLHASIGETVNKGQVLAELNSPDLLTLQREYLKAESALQLGSLVFRRDKKLFEEGVIPERRWQETTSQYRAFASEASEHRQLLEIAGMTDAEIERLKNTHRLSGQLQVRSPIAGTVMERMAVAGSRVDVLAPLYRIADLSELWLEISIPQERAAEVKIGDSVELENAEPQNGAATAKIGLLSQNVNPENQTVLARAVIEGKQPAIRPGQRINIRIIQTAERPAYRVPSTAIAQHEGRAYLFIRSASGFDVAPVDVIGRQGESSIVAGNLAGTEEIAVKGAVALKANWLGLGSGE